One part of the Dysidea avara chromosome 10, odDysAvar1.4, whole genome shotgun sequence genome encodes these proteins:
- the LOC136237277 gene encoding sphingosine-1-phosphate phosphatase 2-like — MAALIAYLRDPKLVTKFQTLCGVRIVMPDQKDKDDKNYVYTGKFAKTGLYPIVYPSKEKQKKSKINSRVCHRRLPSLEAGSRSITSEDNTPPELVVRTFILLDLYFRFASELGYEPFYITVMPFFMWNVDAYVGRLVISLWCFSMYAGQAIKPLVRWPRPPSPPVIRLEKNPILEMEYGFPSTHATVCTTLPFYTLYLTYGRHELSFLPVLVLALVWCVSVSLSRIYVGVHSFMDLVGGIAVSVVIFLFSVSFLEAGDNLLIHSPIGPMIAGLMVISMLYVYPVEKHHWSMDRGDTAAILGVGLGVFTGCWLDIPLDDTLTGPFPVQLFSLQTVGMSLLRFVVGILIIVPVRFIMKTLCYLVLPAIMPTSGVEEVKKRPLVELPYKILTYTSIGFSVAYLTPQVFNLLNISRV, encoded by the exons ATGGCAGCACTAATAGCATACCTGAGGGATCCCAAGTTGGTGACCAAGTTTCAGACGTTATGCGGGGTCCGTATAGTGATGCCAGACCAGAAAGACAAGGATGATAAGAACTATGTTTATACGGGAAAGTTCGCGAAGACTGGATTATACCCGATCGTTTATCCGTCAAAAgaaaagcaaaaaaaatcaaaGATCAACTCGAGAGTGTGTCACAGGCGTCTTCCTTCACTCGAAGCTGGTTCGCGATCGATAACAAGTGAAGACAATACCCCACCCGAATTGGTCGTGAGAACTTTCATTTTACTCGACCTTTACTTCAGGTTTGCATCGGAGCTGGGATATGAGCCGTTCTACATAACCGTTATGCCTTTTTTCATGTGGAACGTTGACGCCTATGTTGGCCGGCTAGTAATTTCCTTGTGGTGTTTCTCCATGTACGCTGGACAGGCGATAAAGCCACTTGTTCGCTGGCCTAGACCGCCCTCTCCACCAGTCATACGCTTGGAAAAGAACCCGATATTGGAAATGGAATATGGCTTTCCTTCCACCCATGCTACTGTTTGTACAACTCTCCCATTTTACACCCTGTATCTGACCTACGGCAGACACGAG ctgagtttCCTGCCAGTACTGGTGCTTGCTCTAGTATGGTGTGTGTCTGTTAGTTTGAGCAGAATATATGTTGGTGTGCACTCTTTCATG GATCTAGTTGGAGGGATCGCAGTCTCTGTAGTGATATTTCTATTCAGTGTGTCATTTCTGGAAGCAGGAGATAATCTCTTGATACATTCACCAATTGGACCAATGATTGCTGGCCTGATGGTGATATCCATGTTGTACGTTTATCCTGTGGAGAAACATCACTGGAGCATGGACAGAGGGGACACGGCAGCCATATTGGGTGTAGGACTTGGCGTATTTACTGGTTGCTGGCTGGATATTCCACTGGATGATACCCTGACTGGTCCCTTCCCTGTTCAGTTGTTCTCCCTACAAACTGTAGGAATGAGCTTGCTGAGATTTGTTGTTGGAATACTTATCATTGTACCAGTACGTTTTATCATGAAGACATTATGTTACCTAGTTTTACCTGCCATTATGCCAACCAGTGGAGTAGAAGAGGTTAAGAAACGACCTTTAGTTGAACTGCCTTACAAAATTCTTACCTACACATCAATTGGCTTCAGTGTTGCTTACCTAACTCCTCAAGTCTTCAATTTATTAAACATCTCCAGAGTATGA
- the LOC136269019 gene encoding ubiquinone biosynthesis monooxygenase COQ6, mitochondrial-like isoform X2 produces MVGAVGQEPVLADKHILVLEASVKPPQKLSREDPYGIRVVNVNMGSVELLKRLGVWSDITAVRAREFDHMHIWDSCANSVVLFDPTHHSSIGYIVENDLITDVLCNRVNECGNVEVQRGRRVVTLDKSSTSWRGITLDNGMEIKTKLLVGADGAQSNIRQLAGMNTIGWKYNQSAVVAKLDVSYAGDNRTAWQRFLPTGPIALLPLTDSSSSLVWSTTPQHAKQLMSLDGVHFITAVNAALCDYYPRSQWVDLLTSSLFNQILSGTPLVNDEQQPPHISGVTSGSIGSYPLALHHSVRYVQDRIVLVGDAAHTIHPLAGLGVNLGFGDVSTLTDLLRGAASMGSDVGHRSHLLQYESIRQRHNVPIMAFVDITKRIYSTSSTIPVIVRASIARLVSSVYPIKGLLTSQAEKIV; encoded by the exons GTCAGGAGCCAGTCTTAGCTGATAAACATATCCTAGTGCTAGAAGCTAGTGTTAAGCCACCCCAGAAGTTATCAAGAGAGGACCCATATGGTATAAGAGTGGTCAATGTTAACATGGGGTCTGTGGAACTGTTGAAGA GACTTGGTGTATGGAGTGACATTACAGCAGTACGAGCTAGAGAATTTGATCACATGCAC ATATGGGACAGTTGTGCCAATTCAGTTGTGTTATTTGACCCGACCCACCACTCCAGTATTGGATACATAGTGGAGAATGATCTGATCACTGATGTACTGTGTAACCGTGTGAATGAATGTGGTAATGTGGAAGTGCAGCGAGGTAGGAGGGTGGTTACACTAGACAAGTCATCAACATCATGGAGGGGAATCACCCTTGATAATGGGATGGAGATTAAGACTAAATTATTA GTTGGTGCAGATGGAGCACAGTCTAATATTCGACAACTAGCGGGAATGAATACCATTGGTTGGAAATATAATCAATCGGCTGTGGTGGCTAAACTGGATGTATCTTAT GCTGGTGATAACAGAACTGCCTGGCAAAGATTCCTACCAACCGGACCGATAGCTTTGTTGCCA TTAACAGACAGTTCCAGTTCTCTTGTATGGTCCACTACTCCACAACATGCTAAACAGCTCATGTCATTGGATGGTGTCCACTTCATTACAGCAGTTAATGCTGCTCTG TGTGACTATTATCCCAGGAGTCAGTGGGTAGACCTGCTCACGTCTTCTCTCTTCAACCAGATATTATCAG GTACTCCACTGGTTAATGATGAACAACAGCCCCCACACATTTCAGGGGTCACTTCAGGTAGTATAGGCTCCTATCCACTAGCATTACACCACAGTGTGCGATATGTACAGGATAGGATTGTGTTGGTCGG TGATGCTGCCCACACTATTCACCCACTGGCTGGCCTGGGTGTTAACTTGGGGtttggtgatgtgtcaactttGACTGATCTGTTGAGGGGTGCCGCCTCCATGGGAAGTGATGTTG GTCACCGGTCTCACCTGCTACAGTATGAGAGTATTAGACAGCGTCACAATGTCCCCATCATGGCCTTTGTGGACATCACAAAACGTATCTACTCCACTTCATCCACCATACCTGTGATCGTGAGAGCTAGCATTGCTCGACTAGTGAGCTCCGTCTACCCTATCAAG GGATTATTGACCAGTCAAGCAGAGAAGATTGTTTGA
- the LOC136269019 gene encoding ubiquinone biosynthesis monooxygenase COQ6, mitochondrial-like isoform X1 translates to MLRAAARRLFSSSSQQSNCYDIVIVGSGMVGAALSYALGQEPVLADKHILVLEASVKPPQKLSREDPYGIRVVNVNMGSVELLKRLGVWSDITAVRAREFDHMHIWDSCANSVVLFDPTHHSSIGYIVENDLITDVLCNRVNECGNVEVQRGRRVVTLDKSSTSWRGITLDNGMEIKTKLLVGADGAQSNIRQLAGMNTIGWKYNQSAVVAKLDVSYAGDNRTAWQRFLPTGPIALLPLTDSSSSLVWSTTPQHAKQLMSLDGVHFITAVNAALCDYYPRSQWVDLLTSSLFNQILSGTPLVNDEQQPPHISGVTSGSIGSYPLALHHSVRYVQDRIVLVGDAAHTIHPLAGLGVNLGFGDVSTLTDLLRGAASMGSDVGHRSHLLQYESIRQRHNVPIMAFVDITKRIYSTSSTIPVIVRASIARLVSSVYPIKGLLTSQAEKIV, encoded by the exons ATGTTGAGAGCAGCAGCTCGTCGCTTATTTAGCTCGTCCAGCCAACAAAGCAACTGTTATGACATAGTGATAGTTGGAAGTGGCATGGTAGGGGCTGCTCTGTCGTATGCACTAG GTCAGGAGCCAGTCTTAGCTGATAAACATATCCTAGTGCTAGAAGCTAGTGTTAAGCCACCCCAGAAGTTATCAAGAGAGGACCCATATGGTATAAGAGTGGTCAATGTTAACATGGGGTCTGTGGAACTGTTGAAGA GACTTGGTGTATGGAGTGACATTACAGCAGTACGAGCTAGAGAATTTGATCACATGCAC ATATGGGACAGTTGTGCCAATTCAGTTGTGTTATTTGACCCGACCCACCACTCCAGTATTGGATACATAGTGGAGAATGATCTGATCACTGATGTACTGTGTAACCGTGTGAATGAATGTGGTAATGTGGAAGTGCAGCGAGGTAGGAGGGTGGTTACACTAGACAAGTCATCAACATCATGGAGGGGAATCACCCTTGATAATGGGATGGAGATTAAGACTAAATTATTA GTTGGTGCAGATGGAGCACAGTCTAATATTCGACAACTAGCGGGAATGAATACCATTGGTTGGAAATATAATCAATCGGCTGTGGTGGCTAAACTGGATGTATCTTAT GCTGGTGATAACAGAACTGCCTGGCAAAGATTCCTACCAACCGGACCGATAGCTTTGTTGCCA TTAACAGACAGTTCCAGTTCTCTTGTATGGTCCACTACTCCACAACATGCTAAACAGCTCATGTCATTGGATGGTGTCCACTTCATTACAGCAGTTAATGCTGCTCTG TGTGACTATTATCCCAGGAGTCAGTGGGTAGACCTGCTCACGTCTTCTCTCTTCAACCAGATATTATCAG GTACTCCACTGGTTAATGATGAACAACAGCCCCCACACATTTCAGGGGTCACTTCAGGTAGTATAGGCTCCTATCCACTAGCATTACACCACAGTGTGCGATATGTACAGGATAGGATTGTGTTGGTCGG TGATGCTGCCCACACTATTCACCCACTGGCTGGCCTGGGTGTTAACTTGGGGtttggtgatgtgtcaactttGACTGATCTGTTGAGGGGTGCCGCCTCCATGGGAAGTGATGTTG GTCACCGGTCTCACCTGCTACAGTATGAGAGTATTAGACAGCGTCACAATGTCCCCATCATGGCCTTTGTGGACATCACAAAACGTATCTACTCCACTTCATCCACCATACCTGTGATCGTGAGAGCTAGCATTGCTCGACTAGTGAGCTCCGTCTACCCTATCAAG GGATTATTGACCAGTCAAGCAGAGAAGATTGTTTGA
- the LOC136269020 gene encoding sphingosine-1-phosphate phosphatase 2-like, protein MGNTAIVQLLRDPKLVAKFQSYCGVQIVLPSKEQQEGEDVGKLYKQANGYVDNGSYNIVNHTATRLFGRHRTVRIHTSKLKSPDDPSPKMTVQTMAVIDLFFRFATELGYEPFYITVVPFFLWNIDSFVARQAVLLWSISMYMGQALKPLIRWPRPASPPVIRLEYNPILEQEYGFPSTHAIVSTILPFYTVYLTYNRYEYNVVYGVLLAMMWCLSVSLSRLYLGVHSVLDIIGGMSLSVLVLIFSVCYMEAWDRFFLHFPLSPVVALSGVVFALAIYPVEKRWTIDRGDTAAILGSAVGVNIGSFFYQSLDNNITGPFSVRLATWDEFQMYLLRFAIGVVILFLDKLIIKRLCLWILPAIMPTGGEEDVSKRTWVELPYKIITYSSIGIGAALVVPTIFDYLNISRF, encoded by the exons ATGGGGAACACCGCTATAGTCCAGTTACTGAGGGATCCCAAGCTAGTGGCGAAATTCCAGAGTTATTGTGGAGTTCAGATAGTGTTACCATCTAAAGAACAACAAGAAGGCGAGGACGTTGGCAAGTTGTACAAACAGGCTAATGGATACGTGGACAATGGGAGCTATAATATTGTGAACCATACGGCCACCCGTTTATTTGGTAGACACCGGACAGTCCGTATTCACACCAGCAAACTAAAATCCCCTGACGATCCCTCTCCTAAGATGACTGTACAGACTATGGCAGTAATCGATTTGTTCTTTAGATTTGCTACTGAACTTGGATACGAGCCATTCTATATCACCGTGGTACCATTTTTTCTGTGGAATATTGACTCTTTTGTAGCCAGGCAGGCTGTACTCTTATGGAGTATTTCAATGTATATGGGCCAAGCGCTGAAACCGTTGATAAGATGGCCAAGACCGGCCTCTCCCCCGGTGATAAGACTGGAATACAATCCTATCCTAGAGCAGGAATATGGGTTCCCATCCACCCATGCCATAGTGTCGACCATACTACCATTCTACACTGTATACCTTACCTATAACAGATATGAG TACAATGTTGTATATGGTGTACTACTGGCCATGATGTGGTGTTTATCAGTTAGTCTTAGCCGGCTGTATCTGGGAGTGCACAGTGTACTG GACATTATTGGTGGAATGTCATTATCTGTTCTGGTTCTGATATTCAGTGTCTGCTACATGGAGGCTTGGGATAGGTTTTTCCTACATTTTCCTCTGTCTCCAGTTGTGGCATTAAGTGGTGTAGTATTTGCTTTAGCTATTTATCCTGTGGAGAAACGTTGGACAATAGACCGTGGTGACACAGCTGCCATTTTAGGGTCAGCAGTAGGAGTTAATATAGGATCATTTTTCTACCAATCACTGGATAATAATATAACAGGACCCTTTTCTGTACGGCTGGCTACATGGGATGAGTTCCAAATGTATTTGTTAAGATTTGCAATTGGAGTTGTAATATTATTTCTGGACAAATTAATTATTAAGCGACTTTGTCTCTGGATTTTACCAGCCATTATGCCCACTGGTGGTGAAGAAGATGTATCAAAACGTACCTGGGTGGAACTACCATATAAAATCATCACATATTCTTCAATTGGAATTGGTGCTGCTTTGGTTGTGCCAACAATTTTTGACTACTTGAATATATCAAGGTTCTGA
- the LOC136269017 gene encoding T-complex protein 1 subunit delta-like yields the protein MADQRSGKKVFQDKQKPVEIRASNITAAKGVADAIRTSLGPRGMDKMIQNSGGDVTITNDGATILKQMQVLHPAARMLVELSKAQDIEAGDGTTSVVVVAGSLLTATQKLLNKGIHPTTISESFQKAADKAIEVLNGMATAVELSDRESLLKSATTSLNSKVVSQYSHQLAPMTVDAVLKVIDPAVATNVDLRDIKVITKLGGTVEDTELIEGLVLDLKASHAAGGVTRVDKAKIGLIQFCISPPKTDMENQVIVSDYSQMDRILREERQYILNICKKIKKAGCNVLFIQKSILRDAVNDLALHFLAKMKVLVVKDIEREDIEFITKTIGCRPIASLDHFLPEHLGQADLVEEVAMGTGKVVKVTGAQNTMGRSVTLVVRGSNKLVLEEAGRSIHDALCVIRCLVKKRAIISGGGAPEIEMSLRLMEYAQTLTGLESYCVRAYAEAFEVIPYTLAENAGLNPIAVVTELRKRHSEGEKNAGINVRKGTITNILEENVVQPLLVSTSMLRLSTETVRSIMKIDDIVTTAR from the exons ATGGCGGATCAGAGATCAGGGAAGAAAGTGTTCCAAGACAAACAGAAGCCCGTAGAGATTAGAGCCAGTAATATCACAGCGGCGAAAG GCGTTGCAGATGCCATTCGCACCAGTCTTGGTCCTAGGGGTATGGATAAAATG ATCCAGAACTCCGGTGGTGACGTCACGATCACTAATGATGGTGCCACGATTCTCAAACAAATGCAGGTGCTCCACCCAGCCGCCAGGATG TTGGTGGAACTGTCTAAGGCTCAGGACATTGAAGCTGGTGATGGTACTACTTCAGTAGTTGTTGTAGCTGGTAGTTTGTTAACGGCAACTCAGAAACTGCTAAACAAAG GTATCCACCCCACCACAATATCTGAGTCCTTCCAGAAAGCTGCTGACAAAGCAATAGAAGTGTTGAATGGCATGGCAACTGCTGTAGAGTTATCTGATAGAGAGTCATTGTTAAAAAGTGCCACCACATCCCTCAATTCAAAG GTTGTGTCACAATACTCTCACCAATTGGCTCCAATGACAGTTGATGCTGTCCTAAAAGTCATTGATCCCGCAGTAGCCACTAACGTTGACCTCAGAGACATCAAAGTCATCACAAAACTAGG TGGCACTGTTGAAGACACAGAACTAATTGAGGGTCTGGTGTTGGATTTAAAAGCATCGCATGCAGCTGGGGGAGTGACGAGGGTTGATAAGGCTAAAATTGGTCTCATACAGTTCTGCATATCACCACCCAAAACTGAT ATGGAGAACCAAGTGATTGTATCAGACTACTCTCAGATGGATCGTATCCTGCGAGAAGAACGACAGTACATTCTAAATATCTGCAAGAAGATTAAGAAGGCCGGATGTAATGTGCTGTTCATTCAGAAGTCTATTCTGAG AGATGCTGTCAACGACCTGGCTCTTCACTTCCTAGCTAAAATGAAAGTTCTAGTAGTGAAGGACATTGAGAGAGAAGACATAGAGTTCATCACTAAG ACCATTGGTTGTCGACCCATTGCTAGTCTAGACCACTTCTTACCTGAACACTTGGGACAAGCTGACCTCGTAGAGGAGGTTGCCATGGGGACAGGCAAAGTTGTGAAG GTGACCGGAGCACAAAACACAATGGGACGTTCTGTCACGCTTGTTGTAAGAGGTTCTAATAAACTGGTGCTGGAAGAAGCAGGAAGGTCAATTCATGATGCACTATGTGTCATCAGGTGTCTTGTGAAGAAAAG AGCTATCATATCAGGTGGTGGTGCTCCTGAAATAGAAATGTCACTGAGACTTATGGAATATGCTCAGACACTGACTGGCTTGGAATCATACTGTGTCAGGGCATATGCTGAAGCCTTTGAAGTAATCCCATACACCTTGGCTGAGAATGCAGGTCTAAATCCTATTGCCGTGGTAACAGAGTTACGCAAGCGACACTCAGAAGGAGAGAAGAATGCTGGCATCAATGTCAGAAAG GGCACCATCACTAATATATTAGAAGAGAATGTAGTCCAACCATTGCTAGTGTCAACATCAATGCTACGACTTTCAACAGAGACTGTACGTAGTATCATGAAGATTGATGATATT GTCACTACAGCAAGGTGA